A DNA window from Pseudomonas sp. B21-056 contains the following coding sequences:
- a CDS encoding DUF3999 domain-containing protein has protein sequence MSRKLSRIGLGVVGLWVACLWLASSATAQEQPADFAHQVPLTLSGEGPWYRLPLPLEVQLQARQTDLSDLRVFNAAGQAQAYALVREAAQSRESRTLTDVKWFPLYNAADDNERAPSVRVQSNANGTLVEVQPASRLEAGEEELRGWLLDASAIKAPLQQLILDWTSERDGFQRFTIEASDDLQSWQSWGEGQVARLTFADERVEQHEVNLPGQSARYLRLLWDSPSSAPVLTSAQLQSASRESLPLPLAWSQPLAGSTTKAGEYTWQLPMGLNIEEVQVELSQANSLAPVTLAGRRESSHPWQSMGSGLLYRLTQNGQDVVQNQLQLSGQTVQQLKLTVDERGGGLGTEAPALRFAVRPTQVVFLARGEGPYSLALGSATVKAASLPLTTLVPDYRPSRLATLGMATVNGATTSTPAVETAPAVVGTNWKKIGLWAVLVLSVLFLGSMAFSLLRKPPVKS, from the coding sequence TTGAGTCGCAAGTTGAGTCGGATCGGCCTGGGTGTGGTCGGGTTGTGGGTGGCATGTTTATGGCTGGCTTCGTCGGCTACGGCCCAGGAGCAACCGGCGGACTTCGCCCACCAGGTGCCGTTGACCTTGAGTGGCGAGGGGCCGTGGTATCGCCTGCCGTTGCCGCTGGAGGTCCAGTTGCAAGCGCGACAGACCGACCTGAGCGACTTGCGGGTCTTCAACGCGGCCGGGCAGGCCCAGGCTTATGCGCTGGTTCGCGAGGCGGCGCAGAGCCGGGAAAGCCGCACCCTCACCGACGTGAAATGGTTCCCGCTGTACAACGCTGCCGATGACAACGAGCGCGCGCCCAGTGTGCGGGTGCAGTCGAATGCCAACGGTACGCTGGTGGAAGTCCAGCCGGCCAGTCGGCTCGAGGCGGGGGAAGAGGAGTTGCGCGGCTGGCTGCTGGATGCCAGCGCGATCAAGGCGCCCTTGCAGCAGCTGATTCTCGACTGGACCAGTGAACGCGACGGCTTCCAGCGGTTCACCATCGAAGCCAGCGATGACCTGCAGAGCTGGCAGTCGTGGGGCGAAGGCCAGGTGGCGCGCCTGACCTTTGCCGATGAGCGGGTCGAGCAGCATGAAGTGAACCTGCCGGGACAATCGGCGCGTTACCTGCGGTTGCTGTGGGATTCGCCGTCCTCCGCGCCGGTGCTGACGTCGGCGCAGTTGCAGAGCGCCAGCCGCGAAAGCCTGCCGTTGCCGCTGGCCTGGTCGCAACCGTTGGCCGGCAGCACCACGAAGGCCGGTGAATACACCTGGCAGTTGCCCATGGGGCTGAACATCGAGGAGGTGCAGGTCGAGCTGAGCCAGGCCAACAGCCTGGCGCCGGTGACCCTGGCCGGGCGCCGTGAGAGCAGTCATCCCTGGCAGTCGATGGGCAGCGGTTTGTTGTATCGCCTGACCCAGAATGGTCAGGATGTGGTGCAGAACCAACTGCAGTTGTCCGGCCAGACCGTCCAGCAGTTGAAGCTGACGGTGGATGAGCGCGGCGGCGGCCTTGGTACCGAAGCACCGGCCCTGCGCTTTGCCGTGCGCCCGACCCAGGTGGTGTTCCTCGCACGTGGCGAAGGCCCCTACAGTCTGGCGCTGGGCAGCGCGACGGTGAAGGCGGCCAGCCTGCCACTGACGACGCTGGTACCCGATTACCGTCCTTCGCGCCTGGCGACCCTGGGCATGGCGACGGTGAATGGGGCTACGACCTCGACGCCGGCGGTCGAAACGGCACCGGCGGTCGTCGGGACCAACTGGAAAAAAATCGGCCTGTGGGCGGTGCTGGTGCTCAGCGTGCTGTTTCTTGGGTCGATGGCGTTCAGCCTGCTGCGCAAGCCGCCGGTCAAATCCTGA
- a CDS encoding class 1 fructose-bisphosphatase, with protein sequence MSRVTLSRYLIEQTRSNNTPADLRFLIEVVARACKEISHAVSKGALGGVLGSMGTENVQGEVQKKLDVISNEILLEANEWGGHLAGMASEEMDNAYQIPGKYPKGAYLLVFDPLDGSSNIDINAPVGTIFSVLRCPNEYLSQNEALNEKAFLQPGTEQVAAGYAIYGPQTMLVLTLGDGVKGFTLDREMGSFVLTHENITIPESTQEFAINMSNQRHWEAPVQRYVGELLAGEEGPLKKNYNMRWVAAMVADVHRILNRGGLFMYPRDSREPTKPGKLRLMYEANPMSFLVEQAGGASTDGHQRILDIKPEGLHQRVAVFLGSKEEVARATAYHKE encoded by the coding sequence ATGTCTCGCGTTACCTTGAGTCGCTATTTGATTGAGCAGACCCGCAGCAACAATACCCCTGCCGATCTGCGCTTTTTGATCGAAGTGGTGGCGCGTGCCTGCAAGGAAATCAGCCACGCCGTGTCCAAAGGCGCGCTGGGTGGGGTCCTGGGCAGCATGGGCACCGAAAACGTGCAGGGCGAAGTGCAGAAGAAACTCGACGTGATTTCCAACGAAATCCTGCTCGAAGCCAACGAATGGGGCGGTCACCTGGCCGGCATGGCGTCCGAGGAAATGGACAATGCCTACCAGATCCCGGGCAAATACCCCAAGGGGGCCTACCTGCTGGTGTTCGACCCGCTGGACGGTTCGTCGAACATCGACATCAACGCACCGGTCGGTACCATTTTCTCGGTATTGCGTTGCCCGAACGAATACCTGAGCCAGAACGAAGCCCTGAACGAAAAGGCCTTCCTGCAGCCAGGCACCGAGCAAGTGGCCGCCGGTTATGCCATCTATGGCCCGCAGACCATGCTGGTGCTGACCCTGGGCGACGGCGTCAAGGGTTTCACCCTGGATCGTGAGATGGGCAGCTTCGTGCTGACCCACGAGAACATCACCATTCCTGAAAGCACTCAGGAATTCGCCATCAACATGTCCAACCAGCGTCACTGGGAAGCCCCGGTGCAGCGCTACGTCGGCGAGTTGCTGGCCGGTGAAGAAGGCCCGTTGAAAAAGAACTACAACATGCGCTGGGTGGCCGCGATGGTTGCCGACGTACACCGCATCCTGAACCGTGGCGGCTTGTTCATGTACCCACGCGACAGCCGCGAGCCGACCAAGCCGGGCAAGCTGCGCCTGATGTACGAAGCCAACCCGATGTCGTTCCTGGTGGAACAGGCCGGCGGCGCATCCACTGATGGTCACCAGCGCATCCTCGACATCAAGCCTGAAGGCTTGCACCAGCGCGTGGCGGTGTTCCTCGGTTCGAAGGAAGAAGTGGCCCGCGCCACGGCGTAC